Proteins from a single region of Catenulispora sp. EB89:
- a CDS encoding response regulator: MTEATGVLLVDEQDLIRAGLAALIDAAPGLRAVGQASTGQEAVAQAAALHPDVVLMDIHMPGVDGAVATELILTAAASRGERSRVLILTASDMDEYVRAALGAGASGFLHKQTHPDRLLAAIRAVASGDKVFSPAVAGRLVEAYIGRPVSARRASAALAALTPRELDVLRHVGRGATNTEIAEYFMISESTVKTHLSRTLAKLGVTTRAQAVVVAYETGLIAPGPEAVDQRAHVPADREDSQISGDCDGAHGSHGRSDGVDRSRLHGGQRLGRARAV; encoded by the coding sequence ATGACCGAGGCCACCGGCGTCCTGCTCGTCGACGAGCAGGACCTGATCCGAGCCGGTCTGGCCGCGCTTATCGACGCCGCGCCCGGACTGCGGGCGGTCGGACAAGCCTCGACCGGACAGGAAGCGGTGGCCCAGGCCGCCGCCCTCCATCCGGATGTTGTCCTGATGGATATCCATATGCCCGGCGTCGACGGCGCCGTCGCCACGGAACTGATTCTGACCGCCGCCGCCTCCAGGGGAGAGCGCTCCAGGGTCCTTATTCTCACCGCGTCCGACATGGACGAGTACGTCCGAGCCGCGCTCGGTGCCGGCGCATCCGGTTTCCTGCACAAACAGACCCACCCCGACCGGCTGCTCGCCGCTATCCGCGCCGTCGCCTCGGGCGACAAGGTGTTCTCCCCGGCTGTCGCCGGACGACTGGTCGAGGCTTACATCGGCCGACCGGTATCCGCTCGCCGAGCGTCCGCCGCCCTGGCCGCGTTGACACCCCGGGAGCTGGATGTCCTTCGGCACGTCGGCCGTGGCGCGACCAACACCGAAATCGCCGAGTACTTCATGATCAGCGAGTCCACCGTCAAGACTCATCTGAGCCGCACGCTGGCCAAACTCGGAGTCACGACAAGGGCTCAAGCCGTGGTGGTCGCCTACGAGACCGGCCTGATCGCTCCTGGGCCTGAGGCAGTCGACCAGCGCGCTCATGTGCCTGCCGATCGGGAGGACTCCCAGATCTCTGGCGACTGCGATGGCGCACACGGTAGCCATGGCCGTTCTGACGGTGTTGACCGCAGCCGTCTTCACGGAGGGCAGCGACTGGGCCGCGCTCGTGCGGTGTGA